From Campylobacter lari, one genomic window encodes:
- a CDS encoding replicative DNA helicase — protein MSQNNEHFDLDLERAILSSCIYSEDSFFSVSSDIEINDFSLKAHQDIYKAILACVNAGEPISASFIRKHKKVDEQILAEVLATTSIADVSKYAYELREKSIRRQLLNFAYTIPTRVNEDKSISQISDEIGKEIFNLTNRVNSNSIKDMTMVMSELMDEFKKQKEAENKDILGLDTGFSELNKMTKGFKPGDLVIIAARPGMGKTTICLNFIEKTLRQNKGVVMFSLEMPATQIMQRLISAKTSIPLQKILIADLNDDEWSRVGDACNEYAQKNLYIYDSGYASIADIRSILRKIKAQDESIELCVVDYIGLMMSNSAFNDRHLQVSEISRGLKLLARELNMPVVALSQLNRSLESRANKRPMLSDLRESGAIEQDADTILFVYRDEVYREQEEKERENKAKNEGKTYERKFMPNPVQEKAELIIGKNRNGPVGHVDLLFLKEKSCFIEAPKEDFVVTNFEG, from the coding sequence ATGAGTCAAAATAATGAGCATTTTGATTTAGATCTTGAAAGGGCGATTTTAAGTTCTTGTATATATAGTGAAGATTCTTTTTTTAGTGTTTCTTCGGATATTGAAATTAATGATTTTTCGCTCAAAGCTCATCAAGATATTTATAAAGCTATTTTAGCTTGTGTGAATGCAGGCGAGCCTATAAGTGCAAGTTTTATAAGAAAACATAAAAAAGTAGATGAGCAAATTTTAGCTGAAGTTTTAGCTACTACTTCCATAGCAGATGTGAGTAAATACGCTTATGAATTAAGAGAAAAATCCATTAGACGCCAACTTTTAAATTTTGCTTATACTATACCTACAAGGGTTAATGAAGATAAAAGCATTTCTCAAATCTCAGATGAAATAGGCAAAGAAATTTTTAATCTTACAAACCGTGTAAATAGTAATAGTATTAAGGATATGACTATGGTGATGTCTGAGCTTATGGATGAGTTTAAAAAGCAAAAAGAAGCTGAAAATAAAGATATTTTGGGACTTGATACAGGTTTTAGTGAGCTTAATAAAATGACAAAAGGCTTTAAACCTGGCGATCTTGTAATCATCGCAGCACGCCCTGGCATGGGAAAAACTACAATTTGCTTAAATTTTATAGAAAAAACACTAAGACAAAATAAAGGTGTTGTGATGTTTTCACTAGAAATGCCTGCTACGCAAATCATGCAAAGATTAATCAGTGCAAAAACTTCCATTCCTTTGCAAAAAATTCTAATCGCAGATTTAAACGATGATGAGTGGAGTAGGGTAGGTGATGCTTGTAATGAGTATGCACAAAAAAATCTTTATATTTATGATAGCGGTTATGCTAGTATAGCAGACATTCGTTCAATTTTACGCAAAATTAAGGCTCAAGATGAGAGTATTGAGCTTTGTGTAGTTGATTACATCGGTCTTATGATGAGTAACTCAGCTTTTAATGATAGGCATTTGCAGGTGAGTGAAATTTCAAGAGGCTTAAAGCTTTTAGCAAGAGAATTAAATATGCCAGTAGTGGCACTCTCACAGCTTAATCGTTCATTAGAAAGTAGAGCAAATAAGCGTCCTATGCTTAGTGATTTAAGAGAAAGTGGCGCTATAGAGCAAGATGCAGATACGATTTTATTTGTATATAGGGATGAGGTTTATAGAGAGCAAGAAGAAAAAGAAAGAGAAAATAAAGCTAAAAATGAAGGCAAAACTTATGAGAGAAAATTTATGCCAAATCCTGTGCAAGAAAAGGCTGAGCTTATTATAGGTAAAAATAGAAATGGTCCTGTAGGGCATGTGGATTTGCTTTTCTTAAAAGAAAAATCGTGCTTTATTGAAGCTCCAAAAGAAGATTTTGTGGTTACCAATTTTGAAGGTTAA
- the cysK gene encoding cysteine synthase A has product MSVYNNILDCIGNTPIVSLKEFAPNLYAKCEYFNPSHSIKDRAAVEMIKQALNEGKINQETTIIEATSGNTGIALAMICASLKLKLIIAMPESMSIERRKMMSFFGAKLELTQASKGMQGALDRANELLSEIPNSFMISQFENINNKNAHRKNTALEILKALPDLSVFLAGFGTGGTISGVGEILKERNPNVKIIALEPASSPLLSQNTAASHKIQGIGANFIPKILNQKIIDEIVCVSNEDAINTALELGKNGIMAGISSGANVYMARKIALENPDKKVLTMLNDTAERYLSTDLFANL; this is encoded by the coding sequence ATGTCAGTTTATAATAATATTTTAGATTGTATAGGTAATACCCCGATTGTTTCTTTAAAAGAATTTGCTCCAAATCTTTATGCTAAATGCGAGTATTTTAATCCAAGTCATTCTATAAAAGATAGAGCGGCTGTGGAGATGATAAAACAAGCTTTAAATGAAGGTAAAATCAATCAAGAAACAACCATTATAGAAGCTACAAGTGGAAATACCGGCATAGCTTTAGCAATGATTTGTGCAAGCTTAAAGCTTAAACTTATCATAGCTATGCCTGAGTCTATGAGTATTGAGCGTAGAAAAATGATGAGTTTTTTTGGTGCAAAGTTAGAGCTTACTCAAGCAAGTAAAGGCATGCAAGGAGCGCTTGATAGAGCTAATGAGCTTTTGAGTGAAATTCCAAATTCGTTTATGATAAGTCAATTTGAAAATATCAACAACAAAAATGCACATAGAAAAAATACTGCTTTAGAAATTTTAAAAGCTTTGCCTGATCTTAGTGTTTTTTTAGCAGGTTTTGGTACAGGCGGGACTATTAGCGGGGTAGGAGAAATTTTAAAAGAACGCAATCCTAATGTCAAAATCATAGCCTTAGAACCCGCATCTTCGCCACTTTTGAGCCAAAATACCGCTGCAAGCCATAAAATTCAAGGTATAGGTGCAAATTTTATCCCTAAAATTTTAAATCAAAAAATCATAGATGAGATAGTTTGTGTAAGCAATGAAGATGCTATAAATACAGCCTTAGAGCTTGGTAAAAATGGCATAATGGCAGGAATTTCAAGTGGTGCAAATGTATATATGGCTAGAAAAATTGCTTTAGAAAACCCTGATAAAAAAGTCTTGACTATGTTAAATGATACAGCCGAGAGGTATTTATCAACTGATTTATTTGCAAATTTATAA
- a CDS encoding HU family DNA-binding protein codes for MTKADFISQVAQTAGLTKKDATAATDAVIATITDVLAKGDSISFIGFGTFSVAERAAREARVPSTGATIKVPATKVAKFKVGKNLKDAVAAAKTAKKAKK; via the coding sequence ATGACTAAAGCAGATTTTATTTCTCAAGTTGCTCAAACTGCTGGGCTAACTAAAAAAGATGCAACTGCAGCTACTGATGCAGTAATCGCTACTATTACTGATGTATTAGCTAAAGGTGATAGCATTAGCTTTATTGGTTTTGGTACATTTTCTGTAGCTGAAAGAGCTGCTAGAGAAGCTAGAGTACCAAGCACTGGTGCTACTATCAAAGTACCTGCTACTAAAGTTGCTAAATTTAAAGTAGGTAAAAACCTTAAAGACGCAGTTGCTGCTGCTAAAACTGCTAAAAAAGCTAAAAAATAA